In the Armatimonadota bacterium genome, AGCGCAGGCACTCAGAAGAACTTGGCGAAGCCCTCGACCGCGCAAGACAAGCGGAAGCCAGCCTGGCTGAGCTCAACCGGAACCTGGAAGAAGCCGTCGCGAGTCGAACAAAGGAGATTCAGCAAGCCATCACGGCTCTCATGGATACAGAAGAAGAGCTCCGGGCCGCCAACCTGGAGTCAGGGTTCCTTCTGAGGGCTCTGGATTACCATGCCGCAACAATCGTCATGGACCCACAGTTCAAAATCCGCCACGCAAACCAGAAGTTTCTGGACATGCGGGGACTTTCGCTTGAAGACGTGATCGGAAAGACTCCCCTAGACCTTCAATGCAGCCCCGGCCAGGCAACGGCATTTTCTGCGATCAGCACTGAGATTCTCGCCGGACGTGCCTTTCATCAGGAAGTTCCGATCAAGGATGACGATGGCCGAGCTTGCTGGCTCGACTGGACCGTCGTTCCCGAGTTCGACGCATCGGGCAATCTCCTCCGGTCGGTTGGGATGATCATCGATATTTCGGAACGGAAGCGTGGCGAGGAAGAGCTGGTCCAGTTTTCGCGAGCCGTATGGCAAAGCCCGGCTTCTGTCGTGATCACCGACCGGGACGGCGCGATCCAATACGTGAACCCAACGTTTGAAGAGGTTACAGGCTACACCCTAAAGGAGGTTCTCGGAAAGAACCCACGGGTCCTAAAATCGGGGAAGACCGAAGATGAGATCTACGAAGGGATGTGGCGTGCCATAGCGTCAGGGGGAGAGTGGAAAGGCGAACTGTGCAATCGGAAGAAGAGCGGCGAGCTCTTCTGGGAGCATGCGTCGATCTCCGGCATCCAGGATGATCACGGCGAAATCATAAGCTTTGTGGCCGTCAAAATCGATATTACGGCCCAAAAACAAGCCCAGGAGGAGATCGAGGCAAGCCACCTTGAAGTGGTCAAACGCCTCGCTCTCGCCACAGAGTTTCGCGATGACGACACCGGAGCCCATGTGCAGCGGATTGGCTATTTCGCTGCTGCACTGGGCGAGGCATGCGGGTTAAGCGAAATGGAGTGCGAGACCCTTAGCT is a window encoding:
- a CDS encoding PAS domain S-box protein, which gives rise to MKALGNLEFSRKTLSSILRFFTDWIGALITIGVCICTVASKHTVYDHQIDHLLIVSIAFAAFHRGTLAGLISAAIAALTLGLGAIADPEWQFSSEGFADGVVIFLSLPMVFSAGSLRRTVLRSIDEKLALERRHSEELGEALDRARQAEASLAELNRNLEEAVASRTKEIQQAITALMDTEEELRAANLESGFLLRALDYHAATIVMDPQFKIRHANQKFLDMRGLSLEDVIGKTPLDLQCSPGQATAFSAISTEILAGRAFHQEVPIKDDDGRACWLDWTVVPEFDASGNLLRSVGMIIDISERKRGEEELVQFSRAVWQSPASVVITDRDGAIQYVNPTFEEVTGYTLKEVLGKNPRVLKSGKTEDEIYEGMWRAIASGGEWKGELCNRKKSGELFWEHASISGIQDDHGEIISFVAVKIDITAQKQAQEEIEASHLEVVKRLALATEFRDDDTGAHVQRIGYFAAALGEACGLSEMECETLSWASALHDIGKLAIPDSILLKRGKLTEEEYAVMQTHAALGAKMLEGGRGPILEQAEVIARTHHEKWDGSGYPAGLKGKDIPLVGRIVAICDVFDALTSERPYKRAWPFGEAMAEIERCAGTHFDPHLAKLFVANRSRIQLILQMLADRKDRNDESDLLAA